The proteins below are encoded in one region of Terriglobales bacterium:
- a CDS encoding FAD-dependent oxidoreductase, with translation AIRLMTSAEVVIVGGGIVGSSIAYHLTEAGCTDVLVVERETHQGKGSTGKSMGGVRAQFSTPVNIQMSLYSIPFYASFEERLGHPAGYRPQGYLFVATSEAHLRYLRANYERQVAMGLKNVRLLARAEIVSAFPKLRSDDIVGGSFCSTDGFVDPYSAMVGFMKCAEERGARLWRETEVTGILQDGNGLAAVETTRGRVATRKVVNAAGPWAAQVAKFVGVDLPVEPLRRMLVPTEPYDGFPHSAPMIIDMSNGFHFRPESLGFLFAWNDPEETPGYKMNFESSFLEKILTRAANRVPDFENVPVNPKRAWAGLYEMTPDHHPILGRVPEVPGFFLANGFSGHGVMHAPATGKIVSDLVLHGKTDLIDARLLDFERFAERRMIEETAVL, from the coding sequence TGCGATTCGCCTGATGACCTCGGCCGAAGTCGTCATTGTGGGTGGCGGAATCGTCGGCTCGAGCATCGCTTACCACCTGACGGAAGCGGGATGCACCGACGTGCTCGTCGTCGAGCGGGAGACTCACCAGGGCAAGGGATCAACCGGCAAGAGCATGGGCGGCGTCAGGGCGCAGTTCTCTACGCCCGTTAACATCCAGATGTCGCTCTACTCGATCCCCTTCTACGCCAGCTTCGAGGAGCGGCTGGGCCACCCTGCTGGTTATCGTCCGCAGGGATATCTGTTCGTTGCCACCAGCGAGGCACACCTGCGTTACCTGCGCGCGAATTACGAGCGCCAGGTCGCGATGGGATTGAAGAACGTGCGTCTGCTCGCGCGCGCTGAGATCGTCTCCGCGTTTCCGAAGCTCAGATCCGACGACATCGTGGGCGGCAGCTTTTGCTCGACCGATGGCTTTGTCGACCCCTATAGCGCTATGGTGGGCTTCATGAAATGCGCCGAGGAGCGAGGTGCGCGGCTTTGGCGGGAGACGGAGGTCACCGGAATCCTGCAGGACGGAAACGGCCTCGCTGCCGTTGAGACCACCCGTGGCCGAGTAGCGACACGAAAGGTGGTGAATGCTGCCGGGCCGTGGGCGGCGCAGGTGGCGAAGTTCGTCGGCGTTGATCTGCCGGTCGAGCCGTTGCGGCGTATGCTGGTGCCGACCGAGCCATATGACGGGTTTCCGCATTCCGCCCCCATGATCATCGACATGTCGAATGGATTTCACTTCCGCCCGGAGTCGCTGGGCTTTCTGTTTGCGTGGAACGATCCGGAAGAGACGCCCGGCTACAAGATGAACTTCGAGTCGTCGTTTCTCGAGAAAATTCTGACGCGGGCGGCGAATCGCGTGCCCGATTTCGAGAATGTTCCAGTGAATCCCAAGCGCGCCTGGGCGGGATTGTACGAGATGACGCCCGACCATCATCCAATCCTGGGCCGGGTGCCGGAAGTGCCGGGGTTCTTCTTGGCCAACGGCTTCAGCGGACACGGCGTGATGCACGCTCCGGCGACGGGCAAGATCGTGTCCGATCTGGTGCTGCACGGGAAGACGGATTTGATCGATGCCCGGCTACTGGACTTCGAGCGCTTTGCGGAAAGGCGGATGATTGAGGAGACCGCGGTGCTTTAG
- a CDS encoding secondary thiamine-phosphate synthase enzyme YjbQ yields the protein MHRLTFKTRKKREVLDITDQVALALRKSYADRSGVCHLSVLHTTAALTTADLDPGTDLDMLDFEAMIPRLKYRHPHNPAHVPDHILSALIGTSVSVPAERGELVLGTWQRIVLVELDEPREREVIFTFLRRSKTDAEFKVYH from the coding sequence ATGCACCGGCTGACCTTCAAAACCCGAAAAAAGCGTGAAGTGCTGGACATCACCGACCAGGTCGCACTCGCCTTGCGCAAATCCTATGCGGATCGCTCGGGAGTGTGCCACCTGTCTGTCCTGCACACCACGGCGGCGCTGACCACCGCCGACCTCGATCCCGGCACCGATCTCGACATGCTCGACTTCGAAGCTATGATCCCCAGGCTGAAATACCGCCATCCACACAACCCGGCGCACGTCCCCGATCACATTCTTTCTGCCTTGATCGGCACCTCGGTCTCGGTTCCCGCCGAGCGCGGCGAACTTGTGCTCGGCACCTGGCAGAGGATTGTGCTGGTGGAATTGGACGAGCCGAGAGAACGGGAGGTGATATTTACGTTCCTGCGGAGAAGTAAAACGGATGCAGAATTCAAGGTGTATCACTAA